ACCACGAGTGCTTCTGCAAGCACTGCCGCCGTCAGCCGCTTGAGGGATCCGAGGTTCAGGACCGGGTTGATGGCGGGATCGTCGCCATTGGCATTGGCGGGATTATGTGCGGAATCGGAGGCCAAAGCGCTTGGTGCGGTAATCTCGGTCGGTGAGGAAACGCTTGATGAACCAGCGGTTGTGTGTTGGTTCAGATTTTGGGCTTCATCCAGGTCGGCCACGGTGGCCACACCATTGATGGCGGTGGCATATACGTCACTGAGCAGTCTCAGCTTTTCCTGCATCGATTCGTTCTGTTGTGCCCACGCGAATGGGGATTGCGCGGAATCATCGACATTTTTGGTGTCGTTGGCAGTTGCGGAATCAATCGAGTCTGTGTAAACGCCGGTGCTGGTGTTGGGTGCACCATCTGTTTTGCCGGCGTTATCGTTAAGCTCGGCAATAAGCGCTGAATAAGCTTTGGTATGTATCGATTCGCTGAATGCGATAGCGGTCAGTACCGCCTGACGTGTGCCGGTGTCATCTCGACTGGCATCGGCACTCAAGGCGCTGGTTGCGTTGCCGGCCTGCAAGGATTCGATGTTGCACAACCCCGCGAAAACGCGGACAAGCGTAAGCCGTTCAGTGTCGCTTAGCCCGCGCATGTCCTCGGCGTCTTCGGCAAGTGAAATCTGCTCCGGTGTCCACAGGTTCGCGCTCATGGTGTTGAAGGCGTCGCGATCCGTGTCCGCGTCCGCGCCGGCGAGATTCCAATTAAGCGGGGTGAAAGTCATGAAAATTCCTTCGGATGTGAATGTGCCAATGCTGTTTAAAGGATACCGGTTCCCGCTCACCGGTACGCCCACAGAAAGACCCGCCATGTTCAGAAGGGCTGCCTCAAACGTCACTCCATCACGAAGCAAGGCTCTGCCTTTTCCAATATGACGCCGAAGGCTCAACCGAGCGCGACTATTCCCAGCGTTTTAGAGTACGGACCGGGTGTCGTTTTCGTAGGAATTGCGGCCCTGGCCGGTCGCTGCAGTGGTGCCACCGTCTACGGGAACCACCAAGCCGGTCAGATATGCGGCGTCGTCGGAGGCAAGGAACAGTGCAACTCCCGCACAGTCTTCGGGGCGTCCGTTGCGTCCTAACGCCACCCGTTGCGTATAGGGCGCCACACGATCGGGGTCGCTCCAGACTTCCCTGTTGATTTCAGTTTCGATGAATCCGGGGGCGAAGGCGTTGACACGTACGCCTTTGGCGCCGTAGTCGAGTGCCACGCACCGCACGAAGCCGTTCATGGCGTGTTTGGTGGAATTGTAGGCTGTCTGCCCCCAGTCGCCGTACAGGCCGGAAACGGAGGTGTCGACCACGATGTTGCCGTGCGATTTGATCAGGTAGGGCAGAGTTTCCTTGGTCAGGTAAAAGAGTCCGTCGAGATTGACTGAGAAGAGCTTGTGCCACACTTCGTCGGTGACGTGCTCGACCTCCCCGCCCTCGAAGATGCCGGCATTGGAAACGACCACGTCGAGATGGCCGAATTCGGCGACGACGGCTTGCACAAGTTCCCTGACCTGCGCGTGGTCGGAAATGTCGGTGATGTGGGTGTGACCTTTGTCGTAGTCCTTCACCGTCTCGTCGAGCGGTGCCTGCCGGCGTCCAACAGCCACCACCGTCGCCCCGTTGTCGAGGAAGCCTTGCGTTACAGCCCGCCCGATGCCGGTTCCGCCGCCGGTGACGATAACGACTTTGCCATTGAAATCATACGTGTTGCTGGTCATTCAAACTCCTTTGTCGAAATACAATTCTTAGGTTATTTGAAGTTCCGGACGTATTGTTTTGGACTACGGGCAAATGATTGTAGCCATATCCTGCACCCAATGGTTGGAATATGGCCATTTCCCGCTCGTGGCATCGGACGAGGCGGAAAGCGTTGAGCCCCGGACTTGATGCCGGGGCTCAATAATAATTATTTTCGAATAGAAAGAATCCGTGATCTTTACGGCTGAAGCTCACGCTAACGCATGGTTACCAAAGGATACTGTACGTATTCCCATGGTTTCCTTTGGTAACCATGCGTTAGTGTGAGCGCGCAACCTACAGCATGCAGCTGACGCAGCCTTCGACCTCGGTGCCCTCAAGCGCCTGCTGGCGGATGCGGATGTAGTAGAGGGTCTTGATGCCCTTGCGCCAGGCGTAGATTTGCGCCTTGTTGAGTTCGCGCGTGGTGACGCCGGCGGGGAAGAAGAGGGTCAGCGACAGGCCCTGGTCGACATGCTGGGTGGCCTCGGCGTAGGTGTCCACGATCTTCTTCCAGCCGATCTCGTAGGCGTCCTGGAAGTACTCGAGGTTGTCGTTGGTCATGTACGGTGCCGGGTAGTAGACGCGGCCGACCTTGCCTTCCTTACGGATCTCGATCTTCGAGGCGATCGGGTGGATCGAGGAGGTGGAGTGGTTGATGTAGGAGATCGAACCGGTCGGCGGCACGGCCTGCAGGTACTCGTTGTAGATGCCGTCCTTGAGGATCTCGTCGCGCAGCGTCTCCCAGTCGGCGACGGTGGGGATGGCGATGCCGAAGCGCTCGAAGAGGTCCTTGACCGTCTGGGTCTTGGGCTCCAGGGAGCGGCGGCCGTCGGTGTACTTGTCGAAGTAGTTGCCTTGGCCAGCGGCCTTGGCGTAACCCGCCGGGGTTCGCAACGGTCAGCGGATCAGGTTGGCCGGCAAGGGTCGGCCTGGCAGGGACGGGGGCGCCAATGGCGACCTCTACCTACAGATCAGCGTCCAGCCCAGCCAGCGGTTCGC
The window above is part of the Bifidobacterium asteroides DSM 20089 genome. Proteins encoded here:
- a CDS encoding SDR family NAD(P)-dependent oxidoreductase; protein product: MTSNTYDFNGKVVIVTGGGTGIGRAVTQGFLDNGATVVAVGRRQAPLDETVKDYDKGHTHITDISDHAQVRELVQAVVAEFGHLDVVVSNAGIFEGGEVEHVTDEVWHKLFSVNLDGLFYLTKETLPYLIKSHGNIVVDTSVSGLYGDWGQTAYNSTKHAMNGFVRCVALDYGAKGVRVNAFAPGFIETEINREVWSDPDRVAPYTQRVALGRNGRPEDCAGVALFLASDDAAYLTGLVVPVDGGTTAATGQGRNSYENDTRSVL
- a CDS encoding ribonucleotide-diphosphate reductase subunit beta → MTFTPLNWNLAGADADTDRDAFNTMSANLWTPEQISLAEDAEDMRGLSDTERLTLVRVFAGLCNIESLQAGNATSALSADASRDDTGTRQAVLTAIAFSESIHTKAYSALIAELNDNAGKTDGAPNTSTGVYTDSIDSATANDTKNVDDSAQSPFAWAQQNESMQEKLRLLSDVYATAINGVATVADLDEAQNLNQHTTAGSSSVSSPTEITAPSALASDSAHNPANANGDDPAINPVLNLGSLKRLTAAVLAEALVVESGFYLPMWLSSRGTMAKSAYIVRLINRDIVTSSSYLGAMYQRKLEPLDDTLREAMRQYAYDLANNLYFAEEDYNYTLPYANLGLEDDMEKFLSYNANKALSYLGYPALFPAEISQPNPAVIDELNDMESLNTALRSSGSFGSVSGLRASGLPAAKASAGVAGPTSLTSTGATANNKAEETSDDDWDF